One window of Bacillus sp. THAF10 genomic DNA carries:
- a CDS encoding DUF4129 domain-containing protein, which produces MLFKEETARQKLADILSKKEYQVYNEDNRNALQRLWDDIKSWLAEWLERLFPSIENASSSAGNVMFILVAMVVFALAVILIITISRIRINRRVKSNQPFTSEDEWSWTYRKHMEKAEDLENQQEYTLATRHLFLAMLLYCHEQEWLEAKIWKTNWEYYDELKANKKDFAASFYHLAQVFDRATYGKQSILKEEYLPYRDRLIAFINTNNPQERSV; this is translated from the coding sequence ATGTTGTTTAAGGAAGAGACAGCACGGCAGAAATTAGCGGACATACTAAGCAAGAAAGAATATCAAGTCTATAATGAAGACAATCGAAATGCTCTCCAAAGGCTTTGGGATGACATAAAGAGCTGGCTGGCAGAATGGCTGGAGCGCCTCTTTCCTTCTATAGAAAATGCAAGTAGTTCTGCAGGCAATGTTATGTTTATCCTAGTTGCTATGGTGGTTTTTGCGCTGGCAGTTATTCTCATTATTACTATTTCCAGGATTCGTATAAATAGGAGAGTAAAGTCCAACCAACCTTTTACCTCAGAGGATGAATGGTCATGGACGTATAGGAAGCACATGGAAAAAGCAGAAGACTTGGAAAATCAACAAGAGTATACCCTTGCTACTCGTCACCTGTTTCTTGCCATGCTTCTTTACTGCCATGAACAAGAATGGCTCGAGGCTAAAATTTGGAAAACAAACTGGGAATATTACGATGAGTTAAAGGCAAATAAAAAGGACTTTGCAGCATCATTTTATCATCTAGCCCAGGTTTTTGACCGAGCAACCTATGGTAAACAAAGCATCCTAAAGGAAGAGTACCTCCCATATCGAGATAGATTAATAGCTTTCATCAATACAAATAACCCTCAAGAAAGAAGTGTATAG